A genomic segment from Dermacentor silvarum isolate Dsil-2018 chromosome 11, BIME_Dsil_1.4, whole genome shotgun sequence encodes:
- the LOC119433634 gene encoding uncharacterized protein LOC119433634, which translates to MVERFHRQLKSALAATEERNWMEALPLILLGIRTAVKTDIGCSTAELVYGTTLRLPGEFFTGSPQDGCTATAAYALRLRDIMENLRATPPRRAAPRAVYVPSELGSCTHVFVRHDAVHRPLQPPYNGPFRVLRRGNKQFTIDVRGRHEVVSLDRLKPAHIEDADTVSHATPPVTPPYKALLVQTRQVTRTRRGRASRAPRRMDL; encoded by the coding sequence ATGGTGGAGCGTTTCCACCGCCAGCTCAAGTCTGCGCTCGCTGCAACAGAAGAGCGCAACTGGATGGAGGCACTACCACTCATTCTCTTGGGAATACGGACAGCTGTCAAGACAGACATCGGCTGCAGCACGGCCGAACTGGTCTACGGAACGACACTACGCCTTCCAGGAGAATTCTTCACGGGCAGTCCACAAGACGGCTGTACAGCTACCGCAGCCTACGCACTCAGACTACGAGACATAATGGAAAACCTTCGAGCTACGCCACCGCGACGGGCAGCACCGCGCGCCGTGTACGTACCATCAGAACTCGGTTCGTGCACACACGTGTTCGTGCGCCATGACGCAGTTCATCGGCCACTCCAACCACCGTATAACGGGCCATTCAGAGTGCTACGTCGAGGTAACAAGCAGTTCACTATCGACGTGCGCGGTCGTCACGAAGTGGTATCGCTCGATCGGCTGAAGCCAGCGCACATTGAAGATGCAGACACCGTTTCACATGCAACGCCACCTGTGACACCACCCTATAAGGCTCTACTCGTTCAAACGCGCCAAGTCACAAGGACACGCCGTGGACGAGCCTCCAGGGCGCCCCGTCGTATGGACTTGTGA